Proteins encoded in a region of the Veillonella parvula genome:
- a CDS encoding FtsK/SpoIIIE domain-containing protein, with protein MKQRGKRIRPSGKDLVFHFTIASLLPVFLLVVGLFHVKTIQQINWQDFNLSQADKIDIPYLIISFSVAILICLLVAFVFKRVRYDTVKQLYHRQKLAKMILENKWYESEQVKTEGFFKDSAGRTKEKITYFPKMYYRLKNGLIQIRVEITLGKYQDQLLHLEKKLESGLYCELTDKELKDSYVEYTLLYDTIASRISIDEVEAKDGKLRLMKNVWWEYDKLPHMLIAGGTGGGKTYFILTLIEALLHTDSKLYILDPKNADLADLGSVMANVYYRKEDLLSCIETFYEEMMKRSEEMKQMKNYKTGKNYAYLGLPAHFLIFDEYVAFMEMLGTKENTAVMNKLKQIVMLGRQAGFFLILACQRPDAKYLGDGIRDQFNFRVALGRMSEMGYGMMFGSDVQKDFFLKRIKGRGYVDVGTSVISEFYTPLVPKGYDFLEEIKKLSNSRQSTQATCEAEVAGVD; from the coding sequence ATGAAACAGCGTGGTAAAAGGATTCGCCCATCTGGTAAAGATTTAGTCTTTCATTTTACGATAGCGTCACTCCTGCCTGTTTTCCTGCTGGTTGTCGGACTGTTTCATGTGAAGACAATCCAGCAGATCAACTGGCAGGATTTTAACCTATCACAAGCAGATAAGATTGACATTCCCTATTTAATTATCAGTTTCAGTGTCGCAATTCTTATCTGCTTGCTGGTAGCGTTTGTATTCAAACGGGTTCGCTATGATACGGTTAAACAACTTTACCACCGTCAAAAACTGGCAAAGATGATACTTGAAAACAAGTGGTATGAATCTGAACAGGTCAAAACAGAGGGTTTCTTTAAAGATAGTGCTGGTCGTACAAAGGAAAAGATAACCTACTTCCCTAAAATGTATTATCGACTTAAAAATGGCTTGATACAGATACGGGTGGAAATCACGCTGGGAAAATATCAAGACCAACTCTTACACTTGGAAAAGAAATTAGAGAGTGGCTTGTACTGTGAGCTGACGGATAAAGAGTTAAAGGATTCCTATGTGGAATATACTTTGCTCTATGACACCATAGCCAGTCGTATTTCTATTGATGAAGTAGAAGCTAAAGATGGTAAACTTCGCTTAATGAAAAACGTATGGTGGGAATATGATAAGCTCCCTCATATGTTGATTGCTGGTGGTACAGGTGGCGGTAAAACTTACTTTATACTGACACTGATTGAAGCCTTGCTTCATACAGATTCAAAACTGTATATTCTTGACCCGAAAAATGCTGATCTTGCGGACTTAGGTTCTGTGATGGCAAATGTCTACTATAGAAAAGAAGACTTGCTTTCTTGCATTGAAACATTCTATGAAGAAATGATGAAACGTAGTGAGGAAATGAAGCAGATGAAGAACTATAAGACTGGCAAAAATTATGCTTACTTAGGTCTCCCGGCACACTTCTTAATCTTTGATGAATACGTCGCTTTCATGGAAATGCTGGGAACAAAAGAAAACACCGCAGTTATGAATAAGCTGAAACAGATTGTCATGTTAGGTCGTCAAGCTGGCTTCTTTCTAATACTGGCTTGTCAACGTCCAGACGCAAAATATTTAGGCGACGGAATCCGTGATCAGTTTAATTTCAGAGTGGCTTTAGGTCGTATGTCTGAAATGGGCTATGGCATGATGTTTGGCAGTGACGTACAAAAGGATTTCTTCTTAAAGCGAATCAAAGGTCGTGGCTATGTTGATGTAGGAACAAGTGTCATATCAGAGTTTTATACTCCCCTTGTACCAAAAGGATATGATTTCTTGGAGGAAATTAAAAAGTTATCCAACAGCAGACAGTCCACGCAGGCGACGTGCGAAGCGGAAGTCGCAGGTGTGGACTGA
- the mobT gene encoding MobT family relaxase, giving the protein MEGFLLNEQTWLQHLKEKRLAYGLSQNRLAVATGITRQYLSDIETGKVKPSEDLQQSLWEALERFNPDAPLEMLFDYVRIRFPTTDVQQVVENILQLKLSYFLHEDYGFYSYSEHYALGDIFVLCSHELDKGVLVELKGRGCRQFESYLLAQQRSWYEFFMDVLVAGGVMKRLDLAINDKTGILNIPVLTEKCQQEECISVFRSFKSYRSGELVRKEEKECMGNTLYIGSLQSEVYFCIYEKDYEQYKKNDIPIEDAEVKNRFEIRLKNERAYYAVRDLLVYDNPEHTAFKIINRYIRFVDKDDSKPRSDWKLNEEWAWFIGNNRERLKLTTKPEPYSFQRTLNWLSHQVAPTLKVAIKLDEINQTQVVKDILDHAKLTDRHKQILKQQSVKEQDVITTKK; this is encoded by the coding sequence TTGGAGGGATTTTTACTGAATGAACAAACTTGGTTACAGCATTTAAAAGAAAAACGCTTGGCTTATGGACTATCTCAAAACCGTTTAGCTGTTGCGACTGGTATTACAAGGCAGTATCTAAGCGATATTGAAACAGGAAAAGTCAAGCCATCAGAGGATTTACAGCAGTCCCTTTGGGAAGCTCTGGAACGCTTCAATCCCGACGCTCCCCTTGAAATGCTGTTTGATTATGTAAGAATTCGCTTTCCGACAACAGACGTACAGCAGGTGGTCGAAAACATCTTACAACTGAAACTGTCCTATTTTCTTCATGAGGACTATGGTTTCTATTCTTATTCAGAGCATTATGCTTTAGGCGACATATTCGTCCTTTGCTCCCATGAACTGGACAAAGGAGTTCTGGTGGAATTGAAAGGTCGTGGGTGCAGACAATTTGAAAGCTATCTTCTGGCACAACAAAGAAGCTGGTATGAGTTCTTTATGGACGTTTTGGTGGCTGGCGGTGTGATGAAACGCCTTGACCTTGCCATTAACGATAAGACAGGGATTTTAAATATCCCTGTACTCACTGAAAAGTGCCAACAGGAAGAATGTATCTCCGTCTTCCGCAGTTTTAAAAGCTATCGCAGTGGCGAACTGGTACGCAAAGAGGAAAAGGAATGTATGGGAAACACCCTCTATATCGGTTCATTACAAAGTGAAGTTTATTTCTGTATCTATGAAAAGGACTACGAGCAGTACAAGAAAAATGATATTCCCATTGAAGACGCAGAAGTAAAAAACCGTTTTGAGATTCGATTGAAAAATGAGCGTGCCTATTATGCAGTCCGTGATTTACTCGTCTATGACAATCCAGAGCATACCGCCTTTAAAATTATCAATCGGTATATCCGTTTTGTAGATAAAGACGATTCCAAACCTCGTTCTGATTGGAAACTGAATGAAGAATGGGCTTGGTTTATTGGGAACAATCGTGAACGATTAAAACTAACCACAAAACCAGAGCCTTACTCCTTCCAAAGGACGCTGAACTGGCTATCTCATCAAGTTGCCCCGACCTTAAAGGTTGCGATTAAACTTGATGAAATCAACCAGACGCAGGTTGTAAAAGACATTCTCGACCATGCGAAACTGACAGACCGACACAAGCAGATTTTGAAGCAACAGTCAGTAAAAGAACAGGACGTGATAACAACAAAAAAATAA
- a CDS encoding antirestriction protein ArdA, with translation MDDMQVYIANLGKYNEGELVGAWFTFPIDFEEVKEKIGLNDEYEEYAIHDYELPFTVDEYTSIGELNRLWEMVSELPEELQSELSALLTHFSSIEELSEHQEDIIIHSDCDDMYDVARYYIEETGALGEVPASLQNYIDYQAYGRDLDLSGTFISTNHGIFEIVY, from the coding sequence ATGGACGATATGCAAGTCTATATTGCGAATTTAGGCAAATACAATGAGGGCGAATTGGTCGGTGCGTGGTTTACCTTTCCCATTGACTTTGAGGAAGTCAAAGAGAAAATCGGCTTGAATGATGAATATGAGGAATACGCCATTCATGACTACGAGTTACCCTTTACGGTTGACGAATACACTTCCATTGGCGAACTCAATCGACTATGGGAAATGGTATCGGAATTACCCGAAGAATTACAATCGGAGCTATCTGCTCTGCTCACTCATTTTTCAAGCATTGAAGAACTAAGCGAACATCAAGAGGATATTATCATTCATTCCGATTGTGATGATATGTATGACGTGGCACGCTACTACATTGAAGAAACGGGTGCTTTAGGCGAAGTACCAGCTAGTCTTCAAAACTATATTGATTATCAAGCCTATGGTCGGGATTTAGACCTTTCAGGAACGTTTATCTCAACCAATCATGGGATTTTTGAAATCGTCTATTAA
- a CDS encoding ATP-binding protein yields the protein MAYPIKYIENNLVWNKDGECYAYYELVPYNYSFLSPEQKIQVHDSFRQLIAQNRDGKIHALQISTESSIRSAQERSKNEVTGKLKAVAYDKIDQQTDALISMIGENQVNYRFFIGFKLLLNDQEFSMKSLTVEAKNALSDFVYDVNHKLMGDFVSMSNDEILRFQKMEKLLENKISRRFKIRRLDKDDFGYLIEHLYGQTGTAYEEYEYHLSKKKLDNETLIKYYDLIKPTRCLVEEKQRYLKIQQEDETVYVAYFTINSIVGELDFPSSEIFYYQQQQFTFPIDTSMNVEIVANRKALSTVRNKKKELKDLDNHAWQSDNETSSNVAEALESVNELETNLDQSKESMYKLSYVVRVSANDLDELKRRCNEVKDFYDDLSVKLVRPFGDMLGLHEEFLPASKRYMNDYIQYVTSDFLAGLGFGATQMLGENEGIYVGYSLDTGRNVYLKPALASQGVKGSVTNALASAFVGSLGGGKSFANNLIVYYAVLYGAQAVIVDPKAERGRWKETLPEISHEINIVTLTSDEKNKGLLDPYVIMKNPKDSESLAIDILTFLTGISSRDGERFPILRKAIRAVTNSEVRGLMKVIEELRVENTPLSTSIADHIESFTDYDFAHLLFSNGYVEQSISLEKQLNIIQVADLVLPDKETSFEEYTTMELLSVAMLIVISTFALDFIHTDRSIFKIVDLDEAWSFLQVAQGKTLSMKLVRAGRAMNAGVYFVTQNTDDLLDEKLKNNLGLKFAFRSTDLNEIKKTLAFFGVDPEDENNQKRLRDLENGQCLISDLYGRVGVIQFHPVFEELLHAFDTRPPVRKEV from the coding sequence ATGGCATATCCAATTAAATACATTGAAAACAATCTCGTCTGGAATAAAGACGGGGAATGTTATGCTTACTATGAGCTTGTTCCTTACAATTACTCATTTCTAAGTCCAGAACAGAAAATACAAGTGCATGATTCTTTCAGACAGCTTATCGCACAAAATCGTGATGGCAAAATTCATGCTTTACAAATCAGTACAGAATCCAGCATACGTTCTGCACAAGAGCGTTCCAAAAATGAAGTCACTGGCAAGCTCAAAGCGGTTGCCTATGACAAAATCGACCAACAGACAGACGCTTTAATATCCATGATTGGCGAAAATCAAGTGAACTACCGTTTCTTTATCGGCTTTAAGTTGCTTCTCAACGATCAGGAGTTTTCTATGAAAAGTCTTACCGTTGAAGCAAAAAATGCTTTGTCTGATTTTGTCTATGATGTGAACCATAAGCTGATGGGCGATTTTGTTAGTATGAGTAATGATGAAATCCTGCGTTTTCAGAAGATGGAAAAGCTCTTAGAAAATAAAATCTCTCGTCGTTTCAAAATCCGCAGGTTAGATAAGGACGACTTCGGCTATCTGATTGAACACCTTTACGGACAGACAGGCACTGCCTATGAAGAGTATGAGTACCATCTATCAAAGAAAAAGCTGGATAATGAAACGCTGATTAAATACTATGACTTGATTAAGCCTACTCGCTGTTTGGTGGAAGAAAAACAGCGATATTTGAAAATCCAGCAGGAAGATGAAACCGTCTATGTAGCTTACTTTACCATTAACAGCATTGTCGGAGAACTGGACTTCCCGTCCTCTGAAATCTTCTACTACCAGCAACAGCAATTTACATTCCCGATTGATACGTCAATGAATGTGGAAATTGTAGCGAATCGTAAAGCCCTATCTACTGTCCGCAATAAAAAGAAAGAACTGAAAGACTTGGATAACCACGCTTGGCAAAGTGATAATGAAACCAGCTCCAATGTGGCGGAAGCTCTGGAAAGTGTGAATGAGCTGGAAACCAATTTAGACCAAAGCAAGGAATCTATGTACAAGCTGTCTTATGTGGTAAGGGTATCAGCAAATGATCTTGACGAACTCAAACGTCGTTGTAATGAAGTGAAAGATTTTTATGACGATTTAAGCGTAAAACTGGTACGACCATTTGGGGATATGCTCGGCTTACATGAAGAATTTTTACCTGCCAGCAAGCGTTATATGAATGATTATATTCAATACGTGACCTCTGATTTCCTCGCTGGTTTAGGTTTTGGTGCTACTCAAATGCTGGGGGAAAATGAGGGGATTTATGTTGGCTACAGCTTAGATACTGGACGCAATGTCTATCTGAAACCTGCTCTTGCCAGTCAAGGGGTTAAGGGTTCAGTAACCAATGCGTTAGCGTCGGCTTTTGTTGGTTCGCTGGGTGGTGGTAAATCCTTTGCGAATAACCTTATCGTCTATTATGCGGTGCTTTATGGGGCACAAGCAGTGATTGTAGACCCAAAAGCAGAACGTGGCAGATGGAAAGAAACCTTGCCAGAGATTTCCCATGAAATCAATATCGTCACTCTGACTTCTGATGAGAAAAACAAAGGCTTACTTGACCCTTATGTGATTATGAAAAATCCCAAAGATTCTGAATCACTGGCTATTGATATTCTGACATTCCTTACGGGGATTTCCTCTCGTGATGGGGAACGCTTCCCAATCCTTAGAAAAGCCATTCGTGCAGTAACCAATAGTGAAGTACGAGGGTTGATGAAAGTGATTGAGGAATTACGGGTTGAGAATACGCCACTAAGTACCAGTATAGCCGACCATATCGAAAGTTTTACAGACTATGACTTTGCACATTTATTATTCAGTAATGGTTATGTGGAGCAGTCTATCAGCTTAGAAAAACAACTGAACATTATACAGGTTGCGGACTTGGTACTTCCCGACAAGGAAACTTCCTTTGAGGAATATACCACTATGGAGCTTTTATCCGTTGCTATGCTGATTGTCATTAGTACCTTTGCTTTAGACTTTATCCATACAGACCGAAGCATTTTCAAGATTGTAGATTTAGACGAAGCATGGAGCTTTTTACAGGTAGCACAAGGAAAAACACTATCTATGAAGCTGGTTCGGGCTGGTCGTGCTATGAACGCTGGGGTATATTTCGTGACCCAAAATACAGACGACCTCTTAGATGAAAAACTGAAAAATAACCTCGGCTTAAAATTTGCATTTCGTTCCACTGACCTTAACGAGATTAAAAAGACCTTAGCCTTTTTTGGTGTAGACCCAGAGGACGAAAACAATCAGAAGCGATTGCGTGATTTGGAAAACGGGCAATGCCTTATCAGTGATTTATATGGTCGTGTCGGTGTGATACAGTTCCACCCTGTATTTGAAGAACTGCTCCATGCCTTTGATACCAGACCACCTGTGCGAAAAGAGGTGTAA
- a CDS encoding CD3337/EF1877 family mobilome membrane protein: MKPSIVNRIKSNWTLKRLGKVAMTVAFTLVIAIFLLAMLGTVVQAAGLVDDTVNVANEYSRYPLENYQLDFYVDNSWGWLPWNWSDGIGKQVMYGLYAITNFIWTISLYVSNATGYLVQEAYSLDFISATADSIGKNMQTLAGVSANGFSTEGFYVGFLLLLILVLGVYVAYTGLIKRETTKAIHAIMNFVLVFILSASFIAYAPDYIKKINDFSSDISNASLSLGTKIVMPHSDSQGKDSVDLIRDSLFSIQVQQPWLLLQYNSSDIESIGIDRVESLLSTSPDSNNGEDREKIVAEEIEDRSNTNLTITKTINRLGTVFFLFVFNIGISIFVFLLTGIMIFSQVLFIIYAMFLPVSFILSMIPSFDGMSKRAITKLFNTILTRAGITLIITTAFSISTMLYTLSAGYPFFLIAFLQIVTFAGIYFKLGDLMSMFSLQSNDSQSVGSRVMRKPRMLMHAHMHRLQRKLGRSMTTLGAGSAIVTGKKGQSGSGSSARTQADHSRPDGKEKSTLGKRIGQTIGTVADTKDRMVDTASGLKEQVKDLPTNARYAVYQGKSKVKENVRDLTSSISQTKADRASGRKEQQEQRRKTIAKRRSEMEQVKQKKQPASSVHERPTTRQEQYHDEQTSKQSNIQTSYKESQQAKQERPAVKSDFSSPKVERQGNTVQEKTVQKPATSTTTADRTSQRPITKERPSTVQRVPLQNTRSRPPIKTATIKKVGKKP, from the coding sequence GTGAAACCATCAATAGTAAACAGAATAAAATCAAACTGGACGCTGAAACGTCTAGGTAAAGTGGCAATGACAGTGGCTTTCACACTTGTGATTGCCATTTTTCTTTTAGCCATGCTGGGAACGGTGGTTCAAGCTGCGGGCTTGGTAGATGATACGGTCAATGTGGCAAATGAATACAGCCGATACCCACTTGAAAACTATCAACTGGATTTTTATGTGGATAATAGCTGGGGCTGGCTTCCGTGGAACTGGTCGGACGGGATTGGAAAACAGGTCATGTATGGACTATATGCCATTACCAATTTTATTTGGACAATCAGTTTGTATGTTTCCAATGCGACAGGTTACTTAGTACAGGAAGCCTATTCCTTAGACTTCATTTCCGCTACAGCAGATTCCATTGGTAAGAATATGCAGACCTTAGCTGGTGTGAGTGCAAACGGATTTTCAACAGAGGGTTTCTATGTTGGATTCCTCTTACTCTTGATTTTGGTTCTTGGGGTTTATGTTGCCTATACGGGACTGATAAAGAGAGAAACCACAAAGGCAATTCATGCCATTATGAATTTTGTGCTGGTGTTTATCCTATCGGCTTCCTTTATTGCCTACGCTCCCGACTACATTAAAAAAATCAATGACTTTTCATCAGACATCAGTAATGCCAGTTTATCACTTGGCACGAAGATTGTCATGCCCCATTCCGATAGTCAAGGCAAGGACAGCGTGGACTTAATCAGAGATAGCCTGTTTTCCATACAGGTTCAGCAACCGTGGCTACTGCTTCAATACAACAGTTCAGACATTGAAAGTATCGGTATTGACCGTGTGGAAAGCCTGCTCTCCACCAGCCCAGATTCCAACAATGGCGAAGACAGAGAAAAAATTGTTGCGGAAGAAATTGAAGACAGAAGCAATACCAATCTAACCATTACAAAGACCATTAACCGTTTAGGTACAGTCTTCTTCCTATTTGTCTTCAATATTGGGATTTCCATATTTGTATTCCTATTAACAGGAATCATGATTTTCTCGCAGGTACTTTTTATCATCTATGCTATGTTTCTGCCTGTGAGCTTTATTTTAAGCATGATTCCATCATTTGATGGTATGTCAAAACGAGCCATAACAAAGCTCTTTAATACCATTTTGACACGAGCTGGAATCACATTGATTATTACGACAGCATTTAGTATTTCAACCATGCTCTATACCTTATCGGCTGGTTATCCGTTCTTTTTGATTGCTTTTCTACAGATTGTGACCTTTGCAGGAATCTACTTCAAGCTGGGCGATTTAATGAGTATGTTTTCTCTACAGAGTAACGATTCTCAAAGTGTGGGAAGTCGTGTGATGAGAAAACCTCGTATGCTTATGCACGCTCACATGCACCGTCTACAGCGGAAACTTGGACGTTCCATGACTACTCTAGGGGCTGGGTCTGCCATTGTTACAGGTAAAAAAGGACAGTCGGGTTCGGGGAGTTCTGCAAGGACACAAGCAGATCACTCCCGACCAGACGGAAAGGAAAAATCAACACTTGGAAAACGTATCGGTCAAACCATCGGTACAGTAGCTGATACCAAAGACAGAATGGTAGACACTGCTAGTGGTTTGAAAGAACAGGTTAAAGATTTGCCGACCAATGCAAGATATGCAGTATATCAAGGAAAATCCAAAGTAAAAGAGAATGTCCGTGATTTAACCAGTAGTATTTCTCAAACCAAAGCGGACAGAGCCAGTGGACGCAAGGAACAGCAGGAACAAAGGCGAAAAACCATTGCGAAGCGTCGCTCTGAAATGGAACAGGTCAAACAGAAAAAACAGCCTGCTTCTTCTGTTCATGAAAGACCGACTACAAGACAAGAACAATATCATGATGAACAGACCTCAAAACAGTCTAATATTCAGACTTCATATAAGGAATCTCAACAAGCCAAACAAGAGCGTCCAGCAGTTAAGTCCGATTTTTCAAGTCCAAAAGTGGAACGCCAAGGCAATACCGTTCAAGAAAAAACCGTTCAAAAGCCAGCAACTTCAACCACTACAGCAGATAGAACTTCACAACGTCCAATCAC